Within Thermanaerothrix sp., the genomic segment TCCTCCATGGGCTTGCGCTACAGCCTTTACAATCGCAAGGCCCAACCCGGAACCTTCAATTCTCCGGGCGGCATCGGCCCGGTAAGAACGTTGAAAAAGGTATGGAATATGCTCCTCTGGGATAGTCCCCTGATTACAAACGGAAATAGAAATTCCTTCCTTTTCTTTAGTAAAAAACAGCTGAAGTGGTCCCGGCGTACCATAGAGAAGGGCATTATGTAC encodes:
- a CDS encoding sensor histidine kinase, coding for VHNALLYGTPGPLQLFFTKEKEGISISVCNQGTIPEEHIPYLFQRSYRADAARRIEGSGLGLAIVKAVAQAHGGTVEFKNTPQGTSVFTLYLHKKNTESP